One stretch of Pedobacter riviphilus DNA includes these proteins:
- a CDS encoding LTA synthase family protein produces MGVADEDLFTLSLRELDKDYKDKKPFFAQIMTVSNHRPYTYPEGRIDIPSHTGREGAVKYTDYAIGKFIREAKQKPWFANTLFVIVADHCASSAGKVELPVDKYHIPMIFYSPGHIVPGKFEKLTAQIDIGPTILGYLNFSYNSKFFGQDVFKMKDSEERAFISTYQSLGYIKNNKLVILDPNKKATTYKPDFTTGSAVAIPADQKLINEAISNYQMASYLYQNGLYGFDSKKKP; encoded by the coding sequence CTGGGCGTTGCCGATGAAGATCTATTTACACTTTCGTTACGCGAACTGGATAAAGATTATAAAGACAAGAAACCTTTTTTCGCACAGATTATGACGGTTTCGAACCACCGTCCTTATACTTACCCTGAAGGTAGAATTGATATTCCCTCGCACACAGGTAGAGAGGGTGCAGTTAAATACACAGACTACGCTATTGGCAAATTTATACGCGAAGCAAAACAGAAGCCTTGGTTTGCTAATACGTTATTCGTAATTGTGGCTGATCATTGCGCTTCTAGTGCAGGTAAAGTTGAGTTACCGGTTGATAAATACCATATCCCGATGATTTTTTATAGCCCGGGACACATTGTACCCGGCAAATTCGAGAAGCTCACTGCACAGATTGATATCGGCCCCACCATTTTGGGTTATCTGAATTTTAGTTACAATAGTAAGTTTTTTGGTCAGGATGTGTTTAAGATGAAAGATAGCGAAGAAAGGGCATTTATAAGCACATACCAGAGTTTAGGCTACATTAAAAATAACAAGCTGGTTATTCTCGATCCAAATAAAAAAGCGACCACATACAAGCCCGATTTTACTACCGGAAGTGCTGTAGCCATACCCGCAGACCAGAAATTGATTAATGAAGCTATATCCAATTACCAAATGGCTTCGTACCTCTACCAAAATGGTTTGTACGGTTTTGACTCTAAAAAGAAACCCTAA
- a CDS encoding LTA synthase family protein: MSIKEKTSKLLENRFGPVFLATLLLCSISLLTRITLLIYSAASFDWSILNLLKVLLIGLFYDLAAASFAIIPLVIYLWLFPAKGYTGKTSRVLLFIYFFVVILTLIFNAVSEWFFWEEFSVRYNFIAVDYLVYTTEVIGNIRQSYPINTILAVLVILTAGVVYLLRNLITVSTYQQARFGKRTKIALILLCLPVFTYFCVSHKWKNNSSNQYVNELSGNGMYEFGYAFWHNQLDYDAFYKTLPIKNAANIIQHLLPADSIARTDISTSRMINNPGAENKMNVVLISVESLSAEFLGTFGNTQHITPQLDSLAKEGLLFNNLYASGTRTVRALKHFRFASRLPPDNRSLNVLIIKTCSP; encoded by the coding sequence ATGAGCATTAAAGAAAAAACAAGTAAACTATTAGAAAACAGGTTCGGTCCTGTTTTTCTGGCTACATTGTTATTATGTAGCATTTCGTTATTAACCCGCATTACACTATTAATTTATAGTGCGGCTTCTTTCGATTGGTCTATTTTAAACCTCTTAAAAGTTTTGCTCATCGGTCTGTTTTACGATCTGGCTGCGGCCTCTTTTGCTATTATACCGCTGGTTATTTACCTGTGGCTATTCCCAGCCAAAGGCTATACGGGCAAAACAAGCAGGGTATTACTGTTTATCTATTTTTTCGTTGTTATTTTAACGCTCATTTTCAATGCCGTTTCCGAATGGTTCTTTTGGGAAGAATTCTCTGTACGTTATAACTTTATTGCTGTCGATTATCTGGTATACACAACCGAAGTGATCGGAAATATCCGCCAATCGTATCCCATTAATACCATTTTAGCTGTCCTGGTTATTTTAACTGCGGGTGTTGTTTACCTGTTAAGAAACTTAATTACAGTATCTACGTACCAGCAGGCACGATTTGGCAAAAGAACCAAAATTGCACTCATTTTGCTGTGCCTGCCCGTATTTACTTATTTCTGTGTAAGCCACAAGTGGAAAAACAACAGCAGCAACCAATATGTAAACGAACTTTCGGGCAATGGCATGTACGAGTTTGGCTATGCTTTTTGGCATAATCAGCTCGATTATGATGCCTTTTATAAAACGCTGCCAATTAAAAACGCTGCCAATATTATTCAGCACCTACTCCCGGCAGATTCTATTGCGAGAACCGATATCAGTACCTCCAGAATGATCAATAATCCCGGAGCTGAAAACAAGATGAATGTAGTACTGATTAGTGTAGAAAGCTTAAGCGCTGAGTTTCTAGGTACTTTTGGCAATACACAGCACATTACCCCACAACTCGATTCGCTGGCAAAAGAAGGTTTGCTCTTTAATAATTTATACGCTTCCGGTACGCGTACCGTAAGGGCCTTGAAGCACTTTCGCTTTGCATCCCGCCTACCCCCGGACAATCGATCGTTAAACGTCCTGATAATAAAAACCTGTTCACCTTAG
- a CDS encoding HD domain-containing protein encodes MEEEILISRVSDYVQELLENELPGHMYFHNFEHTLLVVEGVKIIGAHSAVSEHEMLVLTLAAYLHDIGYTRQYIGHETISAEMAGTFLNTNGLSSLDVEQVKNCILATKYPQLPTII; translated from the coding sequence GTGGAAGAGGAAATATTGATCAGTCGGGTATCAGATTATGTTCAGGAGCTTTTAGAAAATGAGCTTCCTGGGCACATGTATTTTCATAATTTCGAACATACCTTGCTGGTAGTAGAAGGGGTGAAAATAATTGGGGCGCACAGTGCTGTAAGCGAACACGAAATGTTGGTACTTACTTTGGCTGCCTATTTACATGATATTGGTTACACCCGGCAATATATAGGGCATGAAACTATCAGTGCCGAAATGGCCGGCACTTTCTTAAACACGAATGGTTTAAGTAGTTTGGATGTAGAACAGGTTAAAAACTGTATTTTAGCTACTAAATATCCTCAATTGCCCACAATAATTTAG
- a CDS encoding response regulator transcription factor translates to MKILVIEDEPALLESILAYFTGEGNICEHASDFALASEKIAVYSYDCILLDLGLPGGEGLELLTKLKQLKKRDGVLIISARHSLDDKLAGLDLGADDYLVKPFHLSELKARVSAIVRRKNFDGDNVIHFNEMAVDVSAMKVTVKGNLVILTKKEFDLLVYFLSNRNKVVTKNAMAEHLWGDEMDLSDDFDFIYTHVKNLRKKLLEAGAADYLRSVYGIGYKFGDI, encoded by the coding sequence ATGAAAATTCTGGTCATTGAAGATGAACCCGCTTTACTGGAAAGTATTTTGGCCTATTTTACAGGTGAAGGAAATATATGTGAGCATGCTTCAGATTTTGCATTGGCCAGCGAGAAGATAGCAGTTTACAGTTACGATTGCATTCTTTTGGATTTGGGGCTGCCAGGTGGGGAGGGGCTGGAATTGCTGACGAAACTCAAACAGCTCAAAAAAAGAGATGGGGTACTGATTATTTCTGCCAGGCACTCTTTAGATGATAAGTTGGCAGGGCTTGATTTGGGTGCCGATGATTACTTGGTGAAACCTTTTCATTTATCGGAACTTAAGGCGCGTGTAAGTGCTATTGTTCGGCGTAAAAACTTTGATGGCGACAATGTAATTCATTTTAATGAAATGGCTGTTGATGTTTCGGCGATGAAAGTAACGGTTAAAGGCAATCTGGTCATATTAACCAAAAAGGAGTTCGATCTGTTGGTTTATTTCCTTTCTAACCGCAATAAAGTAGTAACCAAAAATGCCATGGCCGAGCACCTTTGGGGCGATGAAATGGATTTGTCGGATGATTTCGATTTTATTTATACCCATGTTAAAAATCTCCGGAAAAAACTACTTGAAGCCGGGGCTGCCGATTATCTCAGGTCAGTTTACGGAATAGGCTATAAATTTGGTGATATATGA
- a CDS encoding sensor histidine kinase yields the protein MKLANRYNRVNILTSIVVFAITGLIYYVVIHFILTEKLDRDLVVEENEIRQYVDTYHKLPLPASYLDQKIAYKNLSGHVPEREFLYTRYYNAKEQENEPGRSLITVVYLNGKAVEVTITKSRVESEDLVRIILLITIGITLILLLSLLLINRFVLNRLWRPFYAILNGMKSFEVARMDAIAHEDTRIDEFNELHQSVNAMAERVRRDYKELKSFTDNASHEMMTPLAVINSKLDSLLQTESFTAQQGELLADVYHATGRLSRLHQSLLLLAKIENNLIPDFQEIDLKEMVEVKGRQFQELFEKDGLSLTTDLQVVEIKMSRYLADILLNNLFSNGVRHNITGGYIRVELSSVALIMANSGKPGNIQSKIFDRFSKSADSEGMGLGLAISKQICNLYGFRISYQEENGEHIFAVYFGG from the coding sequence ATGAAACTGGCTAACCGGTATAACAGGGTAAATATTTTAACCTCTATAGTGGTTTTTGCCATTACCGGCTTAATTTATTATGTGGTTATCCATTTTATTTTAACAGAAAAACTGGATCGGGATCTGGTGGTTGAAGAAAATGAAATCCGTCAGTATGTAGATACCTACCACAAGCTCCCATTGCCAGCGAGTTACCTTGATCAAAAAATTGCTTATAAAAACCTTTCTGGCCATGTGCCAGAGCGGGAGTTTTTGTATACCCGCTATTACAATGCCAAAGAGCAGGAAAATGAACCCGGTAGAAGTTTAATCACCGTAGTGTATCTAAATGGGAAAGCCGTTGAAGTAACCATAACCAAATCAAGGGTAGAGTCGGAAGATTTGGTGAGGATTATCCTTTTAATTACCATTGGCATTACATTGATTTTGCTTTTATCGCTGTTGTTAATTAACAGGTTTGTGTTGAACAGACTCTGGCGGCCGTTTTATGCTATTTTAAATGGGATGAAATCGTTTGAGGTTGCCCGTATGGATGCCATTGCACACGAAGATACCCGGATTGATGAATTTAACGAGCTCCATCAATCTGTAAATGCCATGGCTGAAAGGGTAAGGCGCGATTATAAAGAACTTAAAAGTTTTACCGACAATGCTTCGCACGAAATGATGACACCTTTGGCGGTAATCAATTCCAAACTCGATTCTTTGCTTCAAACGGAATCATTTACGGCGCAGCAGGGCGAGCTGTTGGCCGATGTTTACCATGCTACAGGCCGCTTATCCCGCCTGCACCAATCGTTGCTATTGCTGGCCAAAATTGAAAATAATCTGATTCCCGATTTTCAGGAGATTGATCTTAAAGAAATGGTGGAAGTAAAAGGCCGTCAGTTTCAGGAACTGTTTGAAAAAGATGGGCTAAGCCTTACTACAGATTTACAGGTTGTTGAAATAAAAATGAGTCGCTATTTGGCCGATATTTTACTGAATAACCTGTTTAGCAATGGAGTAAGACACAATATTACAGGCGGATATATTCGTGTTGAACTCAGTTCAGTTGCATTGATTATGGCAAACTCTGGAAAACCTGGTAATATCCAAAGCAAAATTTTCGATCGCTTTTCAAAATCTGCCGATTCAGAAGGAATGGGTTTAGGTTTGGCCATTAGTAAACAAATCTGTAACCTTTATGGCTTCCGGATTAGTTATCAGGAAGAAAATGGCGAACATATTTTTGCTGTTTATTTTGGTGGCTGA
- a CDS encoding PepSY-like domain-containing protein, whose product MKRIFIILLLVGTMFTSVSAQKISAVKVPVEVKGAFAKLYPGVKANWEIEKQDYEAGFTLNGKATSVVYTAKGVLLETETAIKPNELPAVILAKLKGNKIAEAAKITKADGSIRYEAEVNGKDLLFDLSGNPVKP is encoded by the coding sequence ATGAAAAGAATTTTTATAATTTTATTACTTGTCGGTACCATGTTTACATCGGTTAGCGCACAAAAAATTAGTGCCGTTAAAGTACCGGTTGAAGTAAAGGGCGCATTCGCAAAACTTTATCCTGGAGTAAAAGCAAATTGGGAAATAGAAAAACAAGACTATGAAGCTGGATTTACGCTAAACGGCAAAGCAACTTCGGTAGTTTATACAGCAAAAGGTGTGCTGCTGGAAACTGAAACAGCAATTAAGCCCAACGAATTGCCAGCAGTTATACTTGCCAAACTGAAAGGTAATAAAATAGCAGAGGCTGCTAAAATTACAAAAGCCGACGGATCTATCCGTTATGAGGCCGAAGTGAATGGAAAAGACCTGTTATTTGATCTGAGCGGAAATCCTGTAAAACCCTAA
- a CDS encoding phosphatase PAP2 family protein has product MRNILICALFFVVFTTSCAAQSIDSVKNANTDSLARWYSGTPIPKQKFKATAFIAPVVLMGYGFAAVYDHGALKQLDESTRAELQEDHPLFAAHVDDYLQFAPAAAVYALNLSGIKGKHNLFDASMLYVTSAAIMGVSTHFVKRGIGRERPDGSGFNSFPSGHTASAFMAAEFLHQEYKDVNPWIGYAGYFVATATGTLRMYNNKHWFSDVVAGAGFGIASTKISYLVYPYIKSLFTNKKGGNFTFMPFYQQGSTGLMFSGRF; this is encoded by the coding sequence ATGCGAAACATATTGATATGTGCTTTGTTTTTCGTCGTTTTTACTACATCGTGTGCTGCACAAAGTATCGATTCGGTTAAAAATGCCAATACCGATTCATTAGCAAGGTGGTATAGTGGAACTCCTATTCCAAAACAAAAATTTAAAGCTACGGCATTTATTGCACCCGTGGTATTAATGGGTTATGGCTTTGCAGCAGTTTACGATCATGGTGCTTTAAAACAACTGGATGAAAGCACCAGGGCAGAATTACAGGAAGATCATCCTTTATTTGCAGCCCATGTTGATGACTATCTTCAATTTGCTCCGGCAGCTGCAGTATATGCGCTTAATTTATCGGGTATAAAAGGTAAACATAATTTGTTTGATGCCTCTATGTTATATGTTACCTCTGCTGCAATTATGGGAGTTTCTACCCATTTTGTGAAACGGGGCATTGGTAGAGAACGGCCTGATGGGTCGGGATTCAATTCCTTTCCTTCAGGACATACAGCCTCAGCTTTTATGGCTGCAGAATTTCTGCACCAGGAATATAAAGATGTGAACCCCTGGATTGGTTATGCAGGTTATTTCGTAGCTACCGCCACCGGAACGCTAAGGATGTACAACAACAAACACTGGTTTAGCGATGTAGTAGCCGGGGCAGGGTTTGGAATTGCCTCGACTAAAATATCCTATCTGGTTTATCCTTACATTAAGAGCCTTTTTACCAATAAAAAGGGGGGCAATTTTACATTTATGCCTTTCTACCAACAGGGAAGTACAGGCTTAATGTTTTCGGGTAGGTTTTAA
- a CDS encoding TolC family protein — translation MNNKMKCLILCIVAFSVTRARAQVVAKNLDYYLKQAELTSPVLKDLHNQQRAAGIDSLIIRATGGAQVTASSAGMYAPVTRGYGYDEVLTNGQALEALLNVNYDLLNRKRINNQLEGVKIQSDSIQYAGQLSLFDLQRSVADQYILAYASQQQVGFNRDVVTLLEQEEVLLKKLTRSNIYKQAEYLTFLVTLQQQQLALQQAELQFKNDYATLNYLAGIADTAQVKLADPKLQTDNLVTTPHFFNKRFDIDSLKNSNQKNAVDLNYKPKLGIYANGGYNSSFILQPYKNFGTSVGFTFSVPIYDGHQKKMQYNKLSLAAKTIVNYRDFFSRQQQQQLNLIKQQLEQTDALFPKINEQIRFSKGLIEVDRKLMHTGDLKVADFVIAINNYLAAQNLLRQTQINRLKLINQFNYWNR, via the coding sequence ATGAATAATAAAATGAAATGCCTGATTTTATGCATCGTTGCTTTTTCTGTAACAAGAGCAAGGGCACAGGTGGTAGCTAAAAATCTCGATTATTATTTAAAACAGGCCGAATTAACTAGCCCTGTGCTTAAAGATCTGCATAATCAGCAGCGTGCTGCCGGGATTGATAGTTTAATTATTCGTGCTACAGGCGGGGCTCAGGTTACCGCCAGTTCTGCCGGAATGTATGCACCTGTTACCCGTGGTTACGGTTATGATGAAGTATTAACCAACGGGCAGGCACTAGAAGCTTTGCTGAATGTGAATTACGATTTGTTGAACAGGAAACGCATCAACAATCAGCTGGAAGGTGTTAAAATTCAAAGCGATTCTATTCAATATGCTGGGCAGCTTTCCCTGTTTGATTTACAAAGGTCTGTTGCTGATCAGTATATTTTAGCCTACGCCAGTCAGCAGCAAGTTGGTTTTAACCGTGACGTGGTTACTTTACTTGAACAGGAAGAAGTATTACTCAAAAAACTTACCCGCAGCAATATTTATAAACAAGCAGAATATTTGACATTCCTGGTTACATTGCAGCAGCAACAACTTGCGCTGCAACAGGCCGAACTGCAGTTTAAAAACGATTATGCTACTTTAAATTACCTGGCTGGTATTGCCGATACTGCCCAGGTTAAACTGGCAGATCCAAAATTGCAGACCGATAATTTAGTCACTACGCCTCACTTTTTTAATAAACGTTTCGATATTGATAGCTTAAAGAATAGCAACCAGAAAAACGCTGTAGATCTTAATTATAAACCTAAACTGGGGATATATGCCAATGGTGGCTATAATTCTTCATTTATTTTGCAACCTTATAAAAATTTTGGTACTAGTGTAGGCTTCACTTTCTCTGTACCTATTTACGACGGGCACCAGAAAAAAATGCAATACAATAAACTTAGTCTCGCAGCTAAAACCATTGTTAATTACCGCGATTTTTTTAGCAGGCAACAGCAACAACAGTTAAACCTGATTAAGCAACAGCTTGAGCAAACCGATGCGCTTTTTCCGAAAATAAATGAGCAAATCCGCTTTAGTAAAGGTTTAATTGAAGTAGACCGGAAACTGATGCATACAGGCGATTTAAAAGTGGCCGATTTCGTAATTGCGATTAATAATTACCTGGCAGCCCAAAACCTGTTGCGACAAACTCAAATTAACCGTTTAAAACTGATTAATCAATTTAACTACTGGAACCGATAA
- a CDS encoding efflux RND transporter periplasmic adaptor subunit, giving the protein MKSYLKLMCGVFAMLFVFSGCNPSAPAENVSEPSPVTPVQVTTVRDSSLSEFIAFSAVSAYLEKSYVKANINGYIQNAQAIVGKQVGSHQLLFSLITKEAKSIGNSVNKLDAGFKFSGISDIRADQAGTIILVNHQKGDYVQDGEALAVISNRNSLVFLLDLPYEYNQLINQNRSLEVLLPDGSKMTGTVSGTMPSVDSLAQTQRYVLKVTASKDIPEGLIAKVKLTKVNHAQAQVLPKSAVLSNETEDEFWVMKLINDSTAVKINVKKGIENEHTIEVLEPKFSKTDRIITAGNYGIADTAKVKIQK; this is encoded by the coding sequence ATGAAGAGCTATCTAAAATTAATGTGTGGTGTTTTCGCCATGCTGTTTGTTTTTTCGGGATGCAATCCTTCGGCCCCGGCAGAAAATGTATCTGAACCCTCGCCAGTTACTCCTGTTCAGGTAACTACCGTGCGCGACAGCTCCCTCTCTGAGTTTATAGCGTTTTCGGCAGTTTCGGCCTATTTGGAGAAGAGTTATGTAAAAGCAAATATTAATGGTTATATACAAAATGCCCAGGCCATAGTGGGCAAGCAGGTGGGGAGCCATCAGTTGCTGTTTAGTTTAATTACCAAAGAAGCTAAATCAATAGGGAATAGCGTAAATAAGCTCGATGCAGGTTTTAAGTTTTCTGGAATTTCCGATATCAGGGCCGATCAGGCAGGTACAATTATCCTGGTAAACCATCAGAAAGGAGATTATGTACAGGATGGGGAGGCACTCGCCGTCATCAGTAACCGCAATAGCTTGGTTTTTTTACTCGATCTGCCTTATGAATATAATCAGCTGATCAATCAGAACAGAAGCCTGGAGGTACTGTTACCAGATGGGAGCAAAATGACAGGTACAGTTTCGGGAACAATGCCGTCAGTAGATTCTTTGGCACAAACCCAGCGTTATGTACTTAAAGTGACCGCAAGTAAGGATATTCCGGAAGGTTTAATTGCTAAAGTAAAGTTAACAAAAGTTAACCATGCACAGGCTCAGGTACTACCCAAATCGGCAGTATTGTCCAACGAAACCGAAGATGAGTTTTGGGTAATGAAACTCATCAATGATTCTACCGCAGTAAAGATAAACGTGAAAAAAGGCATCGAAAACGAACATACAATTGAAGTGCTTGAACCGAAATTTTCGAAAACAGACCGGATTATTACAGCTGGAAATTATGGAATAGCAGATACGGCCAAAGTTAAAATCCAGAAATAG
- a CDS encoding efflux RND transporter permease subunit — MNKFFISHKNPILAVLLIILVGGIYSFSQLKTGLFPEITFPKIKIIADAELQPVDKMVVTVTRPLENAVKQVPDLQLVRSKTSRGSCELSAFMNPGADIDLSQQRIEAQIAKISASLPVGVNISVEKMNPSILPVSGYSLESHNYSSAELKKIATYTVKPFLSQVDGVSEIRVIGGKNKEYWLELDAQKMQTLGITPDQISNALSQTNFIKSNGYLADHNYLYLSVTDATVKNKTDLENLVLSRKGNLIVKVMDIAKVNIQQSVEYTRINANGKDGILIAVIKQPNANLIDLSNEMFIKVEQLKHILPAGVSIKPYYVQADFVNESVKSVRDSLLIGLALAIIVAFIFLRSFKASVTLLITIPVTLCLTIIVIYFIGYSLNIMTLGAIAAAIGLIIDDAIVVVEQIHRSHEEHPEELTMRLLSKAVGYLFPAMLGSSISTIVIFIPFVLMTGVAGSYFQVMTNTMIITLACSFFVTWIGLPVIYLLLTRKGGSHAASGKTVVVHEVKSQSWVRYFIKRPYISIVFTLVLITSIVLIFPRLETGFLPEMDEGSIVMDYASPPGTSLEETDRMLREVEKEIVKIPEVQAYSRRTGTQMGFFITEPNTGDYLIQLKHNRKKSTDEVISEIRSHIENTQPALVVDFGQVIGDMLGDLMSSTQPIEVKIFGNDQEKLQSLSKKVANIVSHVGGTADVFDGIVLSGPAVSIQLNFALLAQYGISPLSFQSQLQTAMQGTLIGDLCDKQQLSPIRMVYPGSRTFSVADINKLKIFLPNGKAVPINQMAEVVLKSGNAEVERENLQTIGVVTARLDNRDLGSVMKDLQETINNKVNLPSGYHIEYGGAYKEQQQSFSELLTILIASSLLVFSVILFLFKDFKIAFLILLISVLGISGSYLALFLTHTPLNVGSYTGLIMIVGIIGENAIFTFLQFKESLINQSVDDAITFAISTRLRPKLMTALGAIIALMPLAMGIGAGAQLHQPLAIAVIGGFIVALPLLLVALPSLIRKLYQSAKVEGD; from the coding sequence ATGAACAAGTTTTTTATTTCCCATAAAAACCCTATCCTGGCGGTGTTGCTCATTATTTTAGTGGGTGGAATATATTCTTTCAGTCAGTTAAAAACGGGGCTTTTTCCTGAAATTACCTTTCCAAAGATCAAGATTATTGCCGATGCAGAACTACAGCCGGTTGATAAGATGGTGGTTACCGTAACAAGGCCTTTAGAAAATGCAGTAAAACAGGTGCCCGATCTTCAATTGGTTAGGAGTAAAACCAGTAGGGGCAGTTGCGAACTTTCTGCATTTATGAACCCTGGTGCCGATATTGATCTTAGCCAACAGCGCATAGAAGCACAAATTGCCAAAATAAGTGCTTCATTACCCGTTGGTGTTAATATTTCGGTCGAGAAAATGAATCCATCAATCCTTCCGGTAAGTGGATACAGCCTAGAAAGCCATAATTATTCATCTGCCGAACTGAAAAAAATCGCAACTTATACGGTAAAACCCTTTCTTTCACAGGTTGATGGCGTTTCCGAAATCCGCGTAATTGGTGGTAAAAATAAAGAATATTGGCTGGAGCTTGACGCACAGAAAATGCAGACGCTTGGTATAACTCCAGATCAGATCAGCAATGCACTTAGTCAAACCAATTTTATTAAATCTAACGGCTACCTGGCCGATCACAATTATCTGTACCTATCTGTAACAGATGCTACTGTAAAAAACAAAACCGATCTGGAAAACCTGGTATTAAGCAGAAAGGGCAACCTGATTGTTAAAGTGATGGATATTGCTAAGGTAAACATCCAACAGAGTGTAGAGTACACGCGCATTAATGCCAATGGTAAAGACGGGATTCTGATTGCTGTAATCAAACAGCCAAATGCCAATCTGATCGATCTTTCGAACGAGATGTTTATCAAAGTAGAACAGTTGAAACATATTTTGCCTGCCGGAGTAAGCATTAAACCTTATTATGTACAAGCAGATTTTGTAAATGAATCGGTAAAAAGCGTACGCGATAGTTTATTGATCGGTTTAGCGTTAGCCATTATTGTTGCTTTTATTTTTCTAAGATCTTTCAAAGCAAGTGTAACACTTTTAATTACTATTCCAGTTACGCTTTGTTTAACCATAATTGTAATTTATTTTATTGGTTATTCGCTCAATATCATGACACTTGGGGCCATTGCAGCTGCCATAGGTTTAATTATAGATGATGCCATTGTGGTGGTGGAGCAAATTCACCGTTCACATGAAGAACACCCGGAAGAGCTTACCATGAGGTTGTTGAGCAAGGCTGTTGGATATCTTTTTCCGGCCATGTTGGGCTCTTCAATCAGTACCATCGTTATATTCATCCCCTTTGTATTGATGACAGGAGTGGCCGGATCTTATTTTCAGGTGATGACCAATACCATGATTATTACTTTGGCCTGTTCCTTCTTTGTTACCTGGATAGGTTTACCGGTGATATATCTTTTGTTAACCCGTAAAGGGGGGAGTCATGCAGCTTCTGGCAAAACCGTAGTAGTACACGAGGTTAAATCGCAAAGCTGGGTCCGTTATTTTATAAAGCGGCCTTATATCTCCATTGTGTTTACACTGGTGCTGATCACGTCGATTGTACTCATTTTTCCCCGGTTAGAGACTGGATTCCTCCCCGAAATGGATGAAGGCAGCATTGTTATGGACTATGCTTCGCCACCGGGCACCTCGCTAGAAGAAACCGACCGGATGCTAAGGGAAGTGGAGAAGGAGATTGTTAAAATCCCTGAGGTGCAGGCTTACTCCAGAAGAACCGGAACCCAGATGGGCTTTTTTATTACAGAACCCAATACTGGCGATTATCTAATTCAGCTAAAACATAACAGGAAAAAAAGCACCGATGAGGTCATTTCGGAGATACGCTCACATATCGAAAATACACAACCAGCGCTTGTGGTAGACTTTGGGCAGGTAATTGGCGACATGTTAGGCGATTTAATGAGCTCGACACAGCCCATCGAGGTGAAAATTTTTGGTAATGATCAGGAAAAACTCCAGTCCTTATCAAAAAAAGTGGCCAATATTGTTTCGCACGTGGGGGGCACAGCTGATGTGTTTGATGGCATTGTCCTTTCAGGACCAGCGGTTAGTATTCAGCTTAATTTTGCTTTGCTGGCTCAGTACGGCATTAGTCCCTTGTCTTTCCAATCGCAGCTTCAAACAGCTATGCAGGGGACTTTAATTGGCGATTTATGTGATAAACAACAGCTTTCGCCCATTCGTATGGTTTACCCTGGCAGCCGGACTTTTAGTGTTGCCGATATTAACAAGCTTAAAATTTTCTTGCCAAATGGCAAAGCGGTCCCTATCAATCAAATGGCAGAGGTAGTGCTTAAATCAGGCAACGCCGAAGTAGAAAGAGAAAATTTACAAACCATTGGCGTGGTTACGGCGAGGCTCGATAACCGGGATCTGGGCAGTGTAATGAAAGATCTTCAGGAAACTATAAACAACAAAGTAAACCTTCCTTCTGGTTATCATATCGAATATGGCGGTGCATATAAAGAGCAACAGCAATCGTTTTCCGAATTGCTAACCATCCTCATTGCCTCGAGTTTGCTGGTGTTTAGTGTAATTTTGTTCCTGTTTAAAGATTTTAAAATTGCCTTTCTCATTTTATTAATCTCGGTGCTGGGCATTTCAGGGAGTTATTTAGCTTTGTTTTTAACCCATACACCACTCAATGTAGGCAGTTACACCGGGTTGATTATGATTGTAGGCATTATTGGCGAGAATGCCATTTTTACCTTTCTGCAATTTAAAGAATCATTAATTAATCAAAGCGTTGATGATGCAATAACATTTGCCATCTCCACCCGGCTACGACCAAAATTAATGACTGCATTGGGTGCCATTATCGCTTTAATGCCCTTAGCCATGGGTATAGGTGCTGGAGCACAACTACATCAACCACTGGCCATTGCTGTTATTGGCGGCTTTATTGTAGCCTTGCCTTTATTGCTGGTGGCCTTGCCCAGCCTGATCAGAAAATTATACCAATCGGCTAAAGTTGAAGGAGATTAA